Within Planctomycetota bacterium, the genomic segment CCACCACATGGCTCGGGTTGAGATACTCGAGCAGTTTGGCGATATCCGCCCCGGGCACACCGGCGCGATCGAGCACCGTCACGGTATCGGAGACGAGCCCGGTGATGCCGAGGAGCAGGGCGTTCCCCGCGAGCTTGAATGCCGCCGCGATATCGGCGCGCTCACCGAGATACTCGATCCGTGAGGCCTGCCGTGCGAGGGCCGGGTGAACAGCGTCGAACCACGCATGTGGGCCGCAGGCGAGCATGACCCCTTCGGCCTTTCGCGCCCCCGGGGGTCCGATGAAGACGGGGCAGTGCAGATATCGCACACCGGCGGCGGAGAGTCGCGCGGCGCGTGAGGCGGTGAGGTCGGGACGCGTGGTGGTGTGATCGACGATCGGCACATCGGCGCCAAGGCCGGGGCGCAGCGCCTCGATCACCGCATCGACCGAGGCGTCGTCCTGCAGGACGAGATGCACACGGCTCACGCCACGCACGGCCTCGGCCGATTTGTCGTAGACGGTCGCACCGAGCGCGGCGAGGGGCTCGGCCTTGGTGCGGGTACGATTCCAAACTTGGACGGACTCGCCGCGCCCGAGCGCGGCCTCGACGAAGCCGGCGCCGAGGAGTCCAGTGCCAAGGAAGGCGATGGGTGTGGTCATACGATGGAAGCTAGCCAGCCGATCGCACCGCCACTCAGTACGAGCCAGCCGGCGTTCACACGCCAGCGAACGATCGCCACGAGGGCGAGGAGGGTGAGGGGCACGCCGAGCCCTGGCGCGCCGAGCGCGGCACGGCCGAGCGGGAGACTCACCGC encodes:
- a CDS encoding NAD(P)-dependent oxidoreductase; its protein translation is MTTPIAFLGTGLLGAGFVEAALGRGESVQVWNRTRTKAEPLAALGATVYDKSAEAVRGVSRVHLVLQDDASVDAVIEALRPGLGADVPIVDHTTTRPDLTASRAARLSAAGVRYLHCPVFIGPPGARKAEGVMLACGPHAWFDAVHPALARQASRIEYLGERADIAAAFKLAGNALLLGITGLVSDTVTVLDRAGVPGADIAKLLEYLNPSHVV